In the genome of Arachis stenosperma cultivar V10309 chromosome 6, arast.V10309.gnm1.PFL2, whole genome shotgun sequence, the window tatatatatattgaaattaCCAATAGAGACTAACTAATTCACTTATATTCATTCACAGGTCGAATGGTCAATTCGTTCATTCGTTTAAACAAATGTCGAAAATTCAAATTCTACTCGATATACATGTAGTAATTATTGACTAACAATAAAAATGTAACTCAAATTCATAGTAGATTAATCCTTTTCGTTGCGTCGGATAGGAAGCCATAACATTAAGGTTAAATTACACAGCTGGTCCTACACTTTCAGTGAAATTACAAATTGGTCCTTAcactttaaaattttgtaattgGGTcgttaaagaaaattaaaatttgtaatttagtcCCTGCCGTTCGGAAAGTATttgatttaacagaatattctcagTATATTCTCCattttaacagaatattctcagCATATACCgaaaatattctgttaaatcaaCACTTTTTGAATGGTAAGAACTaaattgcaaattttaattctctttaggGATCCAATTACAAACTTTTTAAGTGCAGAAACTAATTTGTAATTTCACTAAAAGTGTAGGGACCAACTGTGTAATTTAACCTAACATTAATAATGTTGATTACTAAAAATAGGTTAAATTTGtgtttttattataaaaatttgtaaagaaaaataagtaaaaataataaaattttattttataaaatattaaaataaaatattaaaaatgaaacaaaaataaaaatacaagcCAAACCTATGTTAATATTCTGCATTTGCCAATAACATTGAACTAGAAATTTTGAcaatacttttattattttagattgCATTTATTTTTAAgtacaaaacaaaaagaatcattaagaataagacataaaaaataaaaatatattttatttaataataaattaaatataaaaaatcaaattataagagtttaatttatttatattttctttcatcatataataaaaattaaaataataaaaaatataattataaaaaattaataaaaataaaaaggttatatttttattaatatttttatatctttactataaaaatacaaaatacactaatataataacttaaaatacaatcttttttcatatttatatCTATATCAAACATAATGTtatatcttcatcttcttctcttaATGTCCCTGACTTATAAACAAAAAGCAGCTCAGCCACTACAACTCCTAGCTACGGCCCGACATTTAAATCACTATAAATTGAAACCACTTATCCACTATTCTTTTTATCCCAAATCTTTCTTAACTTCTCTGATAATACCATGACTTCACTATCATCGTCTCACTCTTTAGTCTTTACAGTCCAAAGGCGCCAACCGGAGCTGGTGGCTCCGGCTTCGCCCACTCCCCACGAAGTTAAACTATTATCTGACATAGATGATCAAGAAGGGTTGCGTTTCCAAATTCCACTCTTTCATATTTATCAGCACAAGCCATCTATGGAAGGAAAAGACCCAGTTAGGATTATAAGAGATGCACTCTCGAGAACACTTGTGTTTTACTACCCATTTGCCGGCAGGATCAGGGAAGGTCATGGCCGCAAGTTGATGGTGGATTGTACCGAGGAGGGTGTCTTGTTTATTGAGGCAGATGCTGACGTAACACTTGATCAACTTCGTGGCTCTCTTCATCCTCCATTTCCATGCTCCCAAGAACTCCTTTATAATGTTCCAGGCTCTGATGGAATTGTCAACTGCCCCCTTCTACTCATAcaggtttaaaaaatattttaattattttgttaatttttatctttttactaaatttttaattaaatttttatatatatatatttaattgaattcctttaatacttttaattttgtaagtAAAGTTTTTTTAtgtcaaaaaatattaaaattaatagaatttcttttaaaatacatactgttaaaaatttagttaagtttttaaatatgaatacttttaatttacgaaaaaatatttagttaattctaatattttttatattaaaaaaatttaattataaaattaaaaataatataaaaatttaattaaaaaaataaaaatttaattaaaaatttgataaaattctaaaaattaacagaataattaaactttacAAAATTAAAGTTCATTCTGTTTGATAAAAGGAGGGGTTGCGTCGCAAATAATTAACGGCCCGCAATGATTAATTAGGttagtatataatttttttttaatttatcaaatacaaTGGTTATGTTTAAGCACCTCTTCACAAAttttactaaatataaaatgaaaTATTTCTTCTATTCtaaaattagtattttattttattttatgaatataagATGTCTACTTAGGAAAGATACGCGAGCggaatgttatatatatatatagatggactACTTTTTACATACATCATTATTTATGTacgttttaattttagtattgaaaataatcaataaaaatgatataacataaaaaaaaatattttatactataaataaaaatttacataAAAAGTGTAgacaaaattattataaatatttgtttaattttagtaaataattaattttagacACTTAttataaattagataaaatatattgttaaaACATTTTACTTATAGAAAATCTAATagattgataaaaatattatatgtacataaaaattaattattaaaattaattataatatattatgtataaatatatgtattatttaatttattttaatgtatattttataatttaatatatattttatattaattattgattttggtttattttagtgTACCTATGTTATAGTTACGTTATTTATAGTATTATTATGCTTAATTTTGAAACTCATTTAAGGAAAAAACATTACTAAGATCCCATTTTATAGCAAAATATATTAATGTgccatataataataataataataataataataataataataataataataataataataataataataataataataataataataattaattattttattgatttttaaaattttattaaatttttaattagatctttatacatttttttaattgaatttttatatttttaattttgtaattaagtcatttttatataaaaaatattaaaattaacagaataatttttttaaaatatatgcgattaaaattctaattagatttttaattataaacacctttaatttgtaaaaaaatattcaattaactcataatttttatactaaaaaaaatctaattataaaattaaaaataatgtagaatttaattaaataaatacataaaaaattaattaaaattttaataaaattataaaaacgaataataataataataataataataataataataataataataataataataataacctaGAAAAGTTGGAATGAGGAAAAGTAATTCAATTTTACTACATTATTAACAGCATTTTGTCAATTTTTGTCAACTTTTGTTTatggatgtgtctaataaaaatttttttatatatgtattttctAGATTTATATtgagaaaaaaagtataggtaaacaatgaaaatattaaacaatgtaaataatagatatatcggatgttcattttattagtATAcggataattattttaatattaaaatttagagaattaatttaaaggtgtaatatatttttatttaattggtAGTTATTCATGTTGTTTAACAAAGTTATTGTCCTCTTAATATTTTCCTAGTATATTGGTATCTGTACTTTTTTAAAGTAATTTCGTTTTGACAGGTCACACGCTTTAAGTGCGGTGGTTTCATTTTTGCCATACGGGTGAACCACACCATGGTGGATGGAACTGGTCTAGTACAATTTGTGAGTGCTTTAACCGAAATGGCTCAAGGTGCTCATCAACCTTCCATTCTGCCTGTATGGCAAAGGGAGCTCCTACTTGCAAGAAACCCACCACAAATCACATGCAACCATCGCGAATATGAGCAACTTCCAAATAACAAAGAAGGGACCATCATTTCTTATGATGAGAACGATATGGTTCAACGCTCCTTCTTCTTTGGACCAACTGAAATAGCTTCCCTTCGTCGTTTGGTTCCACGTCACCTTGGCCAATGCACTCGATTTGAGCTTATAACTGCATGCTTATGGCGTTGCCGTACAAAAGCATTGCAACTTGCACCAGAAGATGATGTTCGCATGATGTGCATCGTGAATGCACGCGCTAGGTTTAACCCTATTATACCCCTTGGTTATTACGGAAACGCTTTTGTTTATCCGGCAGCAGTTGCGAGTGTAAGGAAGCTTTGTGAAAATCCGTTTGGTTATGCCGTAGAGTTAATAAAGAAAGTAAAAGCTGAGGTGACAGAAGAGTACGTGCGTTCAGTGGCAGATCTAATGGTTACAAAAGGACGACCCTTATTTACAACCGTAGGATCTTGCATTGTGTCAAACTTGACACGTTTTGGGTTAAAAGAAGCGGATTTTGGATGGGGCAAAGCATTATATGCTGGTGTGTCTCAAGGTGGAGCTGGGCCGGCTTTTCATGGAGCAACtttttttatgaattatgaaaatgaaaaaggagaaaaaggtgTATTATTTCCAATTTACTTGCCTTCCAACGCTATGGAGAGATTTGAGAAAGAGTTGGGTGATTTTCTTGGTGGAGACTTTAATAATAATCAGCCTACAAAGAGTGATGAAATTCCTATGTTTATGAGGTCTACCTTGTAGCTTGTGAACATTATAAAATAATGAATGCCGTCAACTtctattatatatgtatattaattaagaaGCTTGGTCCTTACTTATATATGGGGGAAATGTATGTAATGCAGCATTTGATAGTGTTGCGTTGTGTTTCTTGCTTTAATAAGCACTCTCATGCATTGTGTCAAAAATAAGTTATACTTAAATATGACTATGTATTATTTTGTGATTACTGCGACAAATTCAACGTTCATTACATTTATAAGTtgattcttataatttttttcttggtttgttacttttttttttaatctgtaATATATATCTTTAGACAAAATTATATGTGCAGATGATCATCCTTATTATTAGAAATTTGCTTAGGGATAAACCCGTATACTTTGGGACGTACTGGGAATTGGGCAGCGTCTTgctagaatttaaatttttttaatagtatatataatagtgatatttatttgttttattgtattattaaatttgattttattgtattaaattatcataaaatttattttagtgttatatcatatatattttgtccactttttttcttggtttgatatattttttttttactgcaaTATATATCTTGACAAAATTATATATGCAGATGATCATCCATGTTATTAGAAATTTGCTTAGGGATAAACCCGTATACTTTGGGACTGTGAATTGGGCAGCGTCTTGCTagactttaaaatttttttaatagtatataatagtgatatttattagttttattgtattaaattatcatattattttattattatatcatataTATTTTGTCTACTGTTAAAAAAGCCAATATTTATTGAATTGGCTCACATAACTTATTAAAAAAGGTGGATTGAAGTAAAAATTCACTACCGCAGAAGCGGAGACTGCGGCAGAGAAATAGCGGCCGTGGCCAAAATCGCCGCAAATTGGACGGATAGTTGCAAATATGTCCGGCGGTCTGGTAAATGACGCAACACGCCCCCTGGATAGCGGCTGGACAGCGAAGACCGCTGCCAATTTAGGATATATATCATCAACATTCCTCGTCTTACCCTATCTTCTTGGCGCGCACCAAAGTAGAGCAGAGGCGCGAAACACACCCACCCCCATGTTCCACAACATACCCGGCGACTACTTCCATAAACACCGCTAGGTGAGTTTTAATTCAGTGTTTTAATTCCCCCTTTTATATTACAACCCATAATCTCTTCCCCCCAATTGTGCAGAAACCCGCGAGTTTATTTTAGCAGTGCGCCAGCCAAGAGCAAGAGC includes:
- the LOC130932674 gene encoding benzyl alcohol O-benzoyltransferase-like, translating into MTSLSSSHSLVFTVQRRQPELVAPASPTPHEVKLLSDIDDQEGLRFQIPLFHIYQHKPSMEGKDPVRIIRDALSRTLVFYYPFAGRIREGHGRKLMVDCTEEGVLFIEADADVTLDQLRGSLHPPFPCSQELLYNVPGSDGIVNCPLLLIQVTRFKCGGFIFAIRVNHTMVDGTGLVQFVSALTEMAQGAHQPSILPVWQRELLLARNPPQITCNHREYEQLPNNKEGTIISYDENDMVQRSFFFGPTEIASLRRLVPRHLGQCTRFELITACLWRCRTKALQLAPEDDVRMMCIVNARARFNPIIPLGYYGNAFVYPAAVASVRKLCENPFGYAVELIKKVKAEVTEEYVRSVADLMVTKGRPLFTTVGSCIVSNLTRFGLKEADFGWGKALYAGVSQGGAGPAFHGATFFMNYENEKGEKGVLFPIYLPSNAMERFEKELGDFLGGDFNNNQPTKSDEIPMFMRSTL